The Eleutherodactylus coqui strain aEleCoq1 chromosome 6, aEleCoq1.hap1, whole genome shotgun sequence genome window below encodes:
- the FBXO2 gene encoding F-box only protein 2: protein MMKNLIKNPCGEEELEHWEDVEHGGDGWKVEEVPGDCGAAFPSDGICKYFATSFECCSKTQVIDLLKEEYTAEMLDAQPKIVVSDWYAARTDAGCLYELKVQLLSDCREVISEYTSENITIPGNTDGAWQEISHTFSDYGQGVRFIQFTHSGQDSVYWKGWFGVRMTNSSVTIEG from the exons atgatgaaaaatcTTATCAAAAACCCCTGCGGTGAAG AGGAACTAGAACATTGGGAAGATGTTGAGCATGGAGGAGATGGGTGGAAAGTGGAGGAGGTCCCAGGAGATTGCGGAGCTGCGTTTCCATCTGATGGGATCTGCAAGTACTTTGCTACATCCTTTGA ATGTTGCAGTAAAACCCAAGTGATTGATCTCCTTAAGGAAGAATATACTGCCGAAATGCTGGATGCTCAACCCAAAATTGTAGTCAGCGACTG GTATGCAGCCCGTACTGATGCCGGATGTTTGTATGAGCTGAAAGTGCAACTTCTGTCTGATTGTCGTGAAGTCATCAGTGAATACACCAGTGAGAACATCACTATCCCTGGGAACACAGATGGCGCCTGGCAGGAG ATCAGTCATACCTTCTCGGACTACGGACAAGGAGTGCGTTTTATCCAATTCACACACAGTGGACAAGACTCCGTTTACTGGAAGGGCTGGTTTGGAGTCCGGATGACCAACAGCAGCGTGACGATCGAAGGCTAG